In Blastocatellia bacterium, one genomic interval encodes:
- the pyk gene encoding pyruvate kinase: MRRAKIISTIGPASRSPERLRALIEAGTDVVRLNMSHGTYDEHAAVVSTVRRLSDELGKPVAVLLDLAGPKLRTGRLRDGRPVELTTGSQVILTSAEVAGDATRLSTNYPRLVQEVPIGARILLDDGLIELRVEEKREGEIACRVIHGGLLGERKGLNLPGVTLSLPALTEKDHADLAFGLRLGVDYIGLSFVRSAADCQAARRLIEQAGAQTPIIAKIEKAEAVTNLNEILAAADGVMVARGDLGVETSVESVPLIQKAIIAAANRSEKVVITATQMLQSMIENPRPTRAEASDVANAILDGSDAVMLSEETAVGAFPVEAVAMMDRIIRSAEQSPLMRPRLAETVSGEHSGSSGRAIAEAAAFAAEELNARLIVVFTERGRMARHLAALRPVQRILALTQSPATERQLALVWGVEPRRFDFLPRSDELLAACDRLLLREGWAAPGEIVVLIAGGITGLGISNMMKLHRVGE, translated from the coding sequence ATGAGACGAGCCAAGATCATCTCCACCATTGGACCGGCTTCACGTTCGCCCGAGCGATTGCGGGCTCTCATTGAGGCGGGCACCGACGTCGTGCGGCTGAACATGTCGCACGGAACGTATGATGAACACGCCGCCGTTGTCTCGACGGTGCGTCGCCTGTCGGACGAACTGGGCAAGCCGGTAGCCGTTCTCCTCGATCTGGCCGGACCCAAATTGCGAACGGGGCGGCTCCGGGACGGTCGTCCCGTTGAGCTGACGACCGGCTCGCAGGTCATCCTGACATCCGCGGAGGTCGCCGGAGATGCAACGCGCCTCTCGACGAACTATCCTCGGCTTGTACAGGAAGTGCCCATCGGCGCGCGTATCTTGCTCGATGATGGACTCATCGAACTGCGGGTGGAAGAAAAAAGAGAAGGGGAGATCGCCTGCCGGGTCATTCATGGCGGGCTTCTCGGCGAGCGCAAGGGACTGAACCTTCCCGGAGTAACGCTCTCGCTTCCGGCGCTGACCGAAAAAGATCACGCTGATCTCGCCTTCGGTCTGCGGCTCGGCGTGGATTATATCGGTCTCTCCTTCGTTCGCTCAGCCGCCGATTGCCAGGCCGCGCGACGCCTCATCGAACAGGCGGGAGCCCAGACGCCCATCATCGCCAAGATCGAAAAGGCCGAGGCCGTCACAAACCTCAACGAGATCCTGGCCGCTGCCGATGGCGTCATGGTGGCACGAGGAGACCTCGGCGTCGAGACATCGGTCGAAAGCGTTCCCCTCATTCAGAAGGCCATCATCGCCGCCGCCAATCGCTCGGAGAAGGTCGTCATCACGGCGACCCAGATGCTTCAATCCATGATCGAGAATCCCCGTCCGACGCGAGCGGAAGCCTCCGATGTGGCCAATGCGATTCTGGACGGCAGTGACGCCGTGATGCTGTCAGAAGAAACGGCCGTCGGAGCCTTCCCCGTCGAAGCCGTTGCTATGATGGATCGCATTATTCGGTCCGCCGAGCAATCACCGCTCATGCGTCCGCGCCTGGCGGAGACCGTCAGCGGGGAACATTCCGGATCATCGGGTCGAGCGATTGCCGAAGCGGCTGCGTTTGCTGCCGAGGAGCTTAACGCCCGGCTGATCGTCGTCTTCACCGAAAGGGGACGGATGGCGCGGCATCTGGCGGCCCTGCGTCCAGTTCAGCGCATTCTGGCGCTCACGCAATCGCCGGCAACCGAACGCCAGCTCGCTCTCGTCTGGGGCGTCGAACCGCGCCGATTTGATTTTCTCCCGCGCTCGGATGAGTTGCTGGCAGCCTGCGACCGCCTGTTGCTCCGGGAAGGATGGGCTGCACCGGGCGAGATCGTCGTCTTGATCGCCGGTGGTATCACCGGGCTCGGCATCTCGAATATGATGAAGCTCCACCGCGTCGGCGAGTGA
- the argF gene encoding ornithine carbamoyltransferase has translation MKHLLSLADWPREWIEGTIEHGLQIKRDPSQVARALEGRVLLMLFEKPSLRTRLSFEVAMLQMGGHAIYYDLSTSPLGKGKESFADTARTASRYVDGIMARLFRQADLEELAAHASVPVINGLTDHEHPCQVLGDLMTIREKKGRLQGVKLAYVGDGHNNVTHSLLLGGAAVGMHVSVGCPEGQEYEPDATVLARAQAIARETQAVIEIVHEARAAVASADIVYTDTWMSYHIPPDQRAERERRLRPFQVTMDLMRQARPDALFMHCLPAERGAEMTDEVIDGPQSIVFDQAENRLHIQKAIVLRLMGGERREP, from the coding sequence TTCTCTCTCTGGCCGATTGGCCCCGCGAGTGGATTGAAGGAACCATCGAACACGGGTTGCAGATCAAGCGCGATCCGAGCCAGGTCGCTCGTGCGCTCGAAGGGCGCGTGCTGCTCATGCTCTTCGAGAAGCCGTCGTTGCGCACGCGGCTGTCGTTCGAGGTCGCCATGCTGCAGATGGGCGGGCACGCGATCTACTACGATCTCAGCACGTCGCCGCTCGGGAAAGGAAAGGAGAGCTTCGCCGATACCGCGCGCACGGCCTCGCGCTACGTGGACGGGATCATGGCGCGACTGTTTCGGCAAGCCGATCTGGAAGAGCTGGCCGCGCACGCGAGCGTGCCCGTCATCAACGGCCTGACCGATCACGAGCACCCCTGCCAGGTGCTCGGCGACCTGATGACCATTCGGGAGAAGAAAGGCCGACTCCAGGGCGTGAAACTCGCCTACGTGGGCGACGGACACAACAACGTGACCCATTCGCTGCTGCTTGGCGGCGCCGCCGTCGGAATGCACGTGAGCGTGGGCTGCCCCGAAGGTCAGGAATATGAGCCGGACGCGACCGTTCTCGCACGCGCGCAGGCGATAGCTCGGGAGACACAAGCGGTCATCGAGATCGTGCACGAGGCGCGCGCGGCGGTCGCTTCGGCCGACATCGTCTACACGGATACGTGGATGAGCTACCACATCCCGCCTGACCAGCGGGCCGAGCGCGAGCGACGCCTCCGCCCCTTTCAGGTGACGATGGACCTCATGCGGCAGGCCCGCCCGGACGCGCTCTTCATGCATTGTCTTCCTGCTGAGCGCGGCGCCGAGATGACCGACGAAGTCATTGACGGACCGCAAAGCATCGTCTTCGATCAAGCGGAGAATCGCCTCCACATCCAAAAAGCTATCGTGCTGCGTCTCATGGGAGGCGAGCGGCGCGAGCCGTAA